The genomic segment CTGGGTATGACGCCAATTGGCCTGATTTCGACGCTTCCTATTGCGTTGGTGCTCGTTATTGGAGGCTATCTGTTACGACGCAGCCGCAGCAGACCGGAGAAAGATGCGGGTCAGGCCAAGGAAGAAAAGAACGAGGAAAAATTCAGGCAGCGTGAAAATGTAATGGATTTGCTTCAGGTGGATCCGGTTGAATTTGAATTTGGTTACGCTCTTGTCCCCATTGCCGACAGCAGCCAGGGTGGGGATTTGCTGGACCGGATTGTCATGATTCGGCGTCAGCTGGCTCTGGAATTAGGGATTATTCTACCTGTAGTCCGAGTCCGCGATAATATTCAGCTTAAACCAAACAGTTATCAGATCAAAATAAACGGAAGCGTAGTCGCAAAAGGGGAGCTGATGCTGGATCATTATCTGGCGATGAGTCCCGGAGTTGAGGATGAATCAGTTAAGGGCATCGAGACCACTGAGCCGGCATTTGGGCTGAAAGCACTGTGGATCGACGAAAAAATGAAAGAACATGCCGAGATGGCCGGCTATACCGTTGTCGACCCGCCATCTGTCATATCCACTCACCTGACGGAAGTCTTCAAAAGACATGCCGGAGAACTGCTCGGCCGTGAAGAAACCAAACAATTGATCGATCATTTGAAAGAACATGCACCAGCCCTGGTAGAAGCCGTCACACCTGATCCGCTAAGTCTTGGTGATGTCCAGAAAGTACTGGTCAATCTGCTGAATGAGAGACTGTCCATCAGAAATCTGCCGGTTATTTTCGAAACCCTTGCAGATGATGCCCCCATGACAAAGGACACCGGTCTTCTGACGGAGTACGTCCGCCAGGCATTGTCAAGACAGATAACCGATCAATTCGTCCATCAGGGTGAGCCATTGAAAGTACTGACTCTTTCCCCTGATCTGGAGAAAAAAATAATGGATTCTGTGCAGAAGACCGAGCATGGAAATTATCTTGCCATGGACACAGTCACCACAACCCGAGTGCTGAAAAATCTGTCTGAGTCTGTTCACAGGTGGTCGGATATGGACAGTGATCCGATCATCCTTTGTTCTCCCATGGTCAGGATGTACGTTCATCAGCTTACTGAACGTTATTTTCCCAATATACATATTCTGTCCTATAATGAATTGGAGACAAACGTGGAAGTCCAGAGTATTGGAGTGTTAAGTGCGGCATGAAAATAAAAAAAATCATCGCACCGACCATGCAGCAGGCCATAGAAAAAGTTAAACAGGAACTGGGCAGCGACGCGGTTATCTTTCATACAAAAAAAGTTTCAACGGGCCATTTTTTTAACCTGTTTAAGAAAGAAAATATTGAAGTGCTGGCAGCAAGTGATCCTGATACGGAATCCGCATTTAAAACTGTCCCGAAATATTCCGA from the Sporolactobacillus sp. Y61 genome contains:
- the flhA gene encoding flagellar biosynthesis protein FlhA, which translates into the protein MGKRSDYIVMLGVILIVMMLIIPLPPTLLSFLIILNISLALIILLITLNVNEPLEFSVFPSLLLIMTLFRIGLNVSTTRLILTEGDAGQVIEAFGQFVVSGNVIVGLVVFLILIIVQFIVITKGAERVAEVAARFTLDAMPGKQMSIDADMNAGLIDDREAKKRREKITREADFYGAMDGASKFVKGDAIASIIIVAINLLVGMIIGVLQQGMSLPDAAQTFSLLSVGDGIVSQIPALLISTATGIVVTRSSSEKNMGREVSDQLLAFPAMLIVAGLVILTLGMTPIGLISTLPIALVLVIGGYLLRRSRSRPEKDAGQAKEEKNEEKFRQRENVMDLLQVDPVEFEFGYALVPIADSSQGGDLLDRIVMIRRQLALELGIILPVVRVRDNIQLKPNSYQIKINGSVVAKGELMLDHYLAMSPGVEDESVKGIETTEPAFGLKALWIDEKMKEHAEMAGYTVVDPPSVISTHLTEVFKRHAGELLGREETKQLIDHLKEHAPALVEAVTPDPLSLGDVQKVLVNLLNERLSIRNLPVIFETLADDAPMTKDTGLLTEYVRQALSRQITDQFVHQGEPLKVLTLSPDLEKKIMDSVQKTEHGNYLAMDTVTTTRVLKNLSESVHRWSDMDSDPIILCSPMVRMYVHQLTERYFPNIHILSYNELETNVEVQSIGVLSAA